Proteins encoded in a region of the Ruegeria sp. AD91A genome:
- a CDS encoding TrgA family protein — protein sequence MPTASRLVAAVCLIVLAFLVSSMVIENGEEGKDYGYFTYVNMALGAICGWKIMGKRAGRGWTAGINNGLTGVASLVFWALFVQGCYRMFDLAMRNRYGGPFEAVMAIFSIGIDYGKQLIYPEILITFVIGAVVAGLATEQASRKWR from the coding sequence ATGCCCACTGCCTCGCGTCTCGTAGCCGCTGTTTGTCTCATCGTGCTGGCTTTTCTTGTTTCAAGCATGGTTATCGAAAATGGTGAAGAGGGTAAGGACTATGGTTACTTTACCTATGTGAACATGGCCCTTGGCGCGATCTGTGGCTGGAAAATCATGGGCAAGCGCGCCGGGCGCGGGTGGACTGCGGGTATTAACAACGGCTTGACCGGAGTTGCCTCACTGGTTTTTTGGGCGCTGTTTGTGCAGGGGTGCTATCGTATGTTCGATCTTGCAATGCGCAATCGTTATGGTGGTCCGTTCGAAGCTGTGATGGCCATTTTTTCGATTGGAATCGATTACGGCAAGCAACTGATCTACCCCGAGATTCTCATCACATTCGTCATTGGTGCCGTTGTCGCCGGGCTGGCCACGGAACAGGCCAGCCGCAAATGGCGCTGA
- a CDS encoding cyclopropane-fatty-acyl-phospholipid synthase family protein encodes MILTTTEGQKNLPRYFAQVFKMLNRMESGRLDIKLPDGRTFRAEGAKAGPVAQVEIHDDDVFARLIREGELGFSDAYLDGHWSTPDLRSFMDLVHLGTETVYDGFTGQFLVQAYERLRFWLHRNNRAQAKKNISYHYDLGNDFYSSWLDETMTYSSAIFETGQESLENAQTAKYASLVDEMGAKPGDHVLEIGCGWGGFAEYAAKERGLRVTGLTISQEQFKYAKERIEKAGLSDQVEFKLQDYRDERGVYDGIASIEMFEAVGQKYWPVYFETVRERLKPGAQATFQIITVGDHRWDFYKNGVDFIQKYIFPGGMLPSPTILRQQIDQAGLQVVRSKEFGKSYDLTLRRWYETFNDKWDQISDLGFDERFRRMWNYYLTACGAAFDTGNCDVTQITISKPS; translated from the coding sequence ATGATCCTGACGACGACCGAAGGGCAGAAAAACCTGCCCAGATACTTCGCCCAAGTCTTCAAAATGTTGAACCGGATGGAATCCGGGCGACTGGATATCAAACTGCCCGATGGTCGCACGTTTCGCGCAGAAGGCGCAAAGGCCGGACCGGTTGCTCAGGTCGAAATTCACGACGACGACGTCTTTGCACGCCTGATCCGCGAAGGCGAACTGGGCTTCTCCGATGCGTATCTGGACGGACATTGGAGTACACCTGATCTGCGGTCTTTCATGGATCTTGTGCATCTAGGAACCGAAACCGTTTATGACGGGTTTACGGGCCAGTTTCTTGTTCAGGCCTATGAACGGCTGCGGTTCTGGCTGCACCGAAACAACAGGGCGCAAGCCAAGAAGAACATCTCGTATCACTACGATCTGGGAAATGATTTTTACAGCTCATGGCTGGACGAGACGATGACTTATTCCAGTGCGATATTTGAAACCGGGCAGGAAAGCCTCGAGAATGCGCAGACAGCCAAGTACGCCAGTCTTGTGGATGAGATGGGTGCAAAACCGGGGGATCATGTTCTGGAGATCGGATGTGGCTGGGGCGGTTTCGCGGAATATGCCGCAAAGGAACGGGGTTTGCGTGTCACCGGCCTGACCATCAGTCAGGAACAATTTAAATACGCCAAGGAACGTATTGAAAAGGCAGGATTATCAGATCAAGTCGAATTCAAGCTGCAAGACTATCGGGATGAACGCGGGGTCTATGACGGCATAGCATCCATCGAGATGTTTGAGGCGGTGGGTCAAAAATACTGGCCGGTCTATTTCGAAACCGTTCGTGAGCGGTTGAAGCCTGGCGCTCAAGCGACCTTTCAAATCATAACGGTGGGTGATCACCGCTGGGATTTTTACAAGAATGGCGTTGATTTCATTCAGAAATACATCTTCCCTGGAGGAATGCTTCCGTCACCGACAATCCTGCGTCAGCAGATAGATCAGGCCGGGTTGCAGGTTGTACGCTCGAAAGAATTCGGGAAAAGCTATGACCTGACTCTGCGCCGCTGGTATGAAACATTCAACGACAAATGGGATCAGATCTCGGACTTGGGGTTTGATGAGCGTTTCCGCCGCATGTGGAATTATTATTTGACCGCGTGCGGTGCGGCCTTTGACACGGGCAATTGCGATGTGACACAGATTACAATATCGAAACCAAGTTAA